The genomic stretch tttaaacaaagactacaaatatattttaatattttgggAATAGTTTTAAacatttgaattatatttttatactatttttaatgtaacttttttaattatatttggttgtattaattaaatttggaCTAAAAGTAGACTTTTTTGGGAATATAGAAAGCAAGCAATAATTTTAGGCCAAAATACAGTTTTCATAcctaaaataatttgaaatattgcaTATTGGACTTATGCCAATGAATCAAGGAAGTATATTTTAGTTCTCATGAGAAGATGCATtctattatacaattttcagaTCTTATTACAAATAACATGCTATAAGACCTTTTTTATATTAGtctcatattaaaatattagccttaatttcatatatttgcaGAATACATATTTGCTACACTACCCAGGACACAAAGGGGACAGCCTCTTGTATTAGGAGGTGATCCTAAAGGGAAAAATTTTTTGTACACTAATGGTAATAGTGTAATCATTAGAAATATTGAtgtaagtataatatataaaataatatattcaagtCCTATATGGAACACTAAAATGCAATGTTAtcttatttactttttatcttTAGAATCCAGCTATTGCAGATATTTATACAGAACATTCATGTCCAGTCAATGTTGCAAAGTACTCCCCAAGTGGGTTTTATATAGCATCAGGTGGTATGTACAATCATAGAtaactatttataaaaagatattatatataagaaccTAATATAgacttaaaaatttatatgattttttataatagATCAATCAGGCAAAGTACGTATTTGGGATACTGTCAATAaagaacatattttaaaaaatgaattccaTCCTATTGGGGGGCCTATTAAAGACATAGCATGGTCACCTGACAATCAGCGTATGGTAGTTGTtggagaaggaagagaaaggtAAATAACTTATAGCTCTAATATGGTTTTAATTTTAGTaacaactttatttttatatataaatttagatTTGGTCATGTATTTATGGCGGAAACCGGTACATCTGTAGGTGAAATCTCGGGCCAGAGTAAGCCTATTAATTCATGTGACTTCAGACCTGCTAGACCATTTAGATTAATCACAGGAAGTGAGGATAATACTATTGCTGTTTTTGAAGGACCACCATTTAAATTTAAGTATGTATATGAAAGTTAAATGGTTTAATATAAATTGGTAATAGTAAGTTTGTATGTAAGATTTCCGGGTATAAGCAACttctttgtaaaaagaaacattttattaccAATCAGCTTCGTCACCCGCAAGTCttaaataaaaactttatgtatttgagatatgaaaattttgaaatttttatttaaatgataaatttatgatatatgCAGAATGACCAAGCAGGAGCATACTCGATTCGTTCAGGCTGTACGTTATTCGCCTAGTGGTAATTTATTTGCATCTGCAGGATTTGACggaaaagtatttatttatgatgGTACAAGCTCCGATTTAGTTGGAGAAGTAGGATCTCCAGCTCACCAAGGCGGAGTATACGgagtaaataaatgaaatcatTTAATGCAAAATTCTTCTAAAGATAATGATGTACTCATTATTAACATGTCTTTATAATCTCACAGGTGGCTTGGAAGCCAGATGGAACGCAGTTATTAACTGCATCTGGTGATAAAACGTGTAAACTTTGGGACGTAGAAACTCGCTCATTGGTTAGTGAATTCAATATGGGATCGACAGTCGATGATCAACAAGTATGTAATCCTTTAATTCTGCGATACAACAAACAATCGATAgcgattttgaaaaaataaaaataaaatcggtAACAagatcaattttcttttaggTCAGTTGCCTTTGGCAAGACAAACATTTATTATCTGTATCTCTAAGTGGCTTTATTAATTATCTGGATGTTGCTAATCCTACAAAACCTCTTAGAATAATAAAGGTAACAATAGTATCAATAGTAAGAATGCTTTTATAGGAtgagtttttaatttttggatACTTCTAGGGCCATAATAAACCAATAACAGTATTAACTTTGAGTCCTGATAGAGGTACAATTTATACTGGATCTCATGATGGGTATATTACCAACTGGAATGCAAAAACGGGAGAGAATGACCGTGTCCAAGGTCACGGACATGGAAATCAAATTAATGGAATGAAAGCTACAAAAAATTTGCTTTATACCGCTGGTATCGATGACACTTTAAGATCGGTTGATATCGATACAAACACGTATACAGATACAGCTATAGTTAAACTGGACTCGCAGCCGCGGGGTCTAGATATTTACACAGATCTAGCTGTAATTGCAACCGTTCGCCAGGTAAGATTaccatttcattttattttaatttaaaaactagTTAAATTAACAGTAGGTGTATATTCTAGATAACAGTTACACAAGATGGGCGAAAGGTATCAAATACATCAATCGATTATGAACCATCTTGTGTGTCAATTAATCAAGAAAATGGTGATGTAGCTATAGGAGCGACATCAGACAAtatggtatatttttttaaatttatatataatttcgtaaAAGTTAGTAAAATAGTAGAATATATAGTGCATTGATTTCTCGTGTAATTTTCAGATTCGTATATATACCTTATCAGGTACGAATCTAACTCCGAAAATGGAATTAGAACATTTAGGTACAGTTACAGACGCTGCTTATAGTCCTGATAGCAAATACTTAGTTGCTTGTGACACAAATCGAAAGGTGGTTCTTTATACTGTACCAGAATACAAGGTAAAAAAAGAAGTGtttcttttgtataatttatacaaacctcaaatatctttgaaattcaTACATGTCGCTTGTACAAAGTTGCAGAAAAGGTGTTACCTGTTTTCCCATTTAACCTTCGTCACTTAGtagattattaatatatctcACGCTTTGAACgcatatattgtaattaatatttaccatTAGCAAAATATTGTGATTGctatattgtatgtatttatatcaattt from Bombus pascuorum chromosome 2, iyBomPasc1.1, whole genome shotgun sequence encodes the following:
- the LOC132916828 gene encoding actin-interacting protein 1 — protein: MSYETKYIFATLPRTQRGQPLVLGGDPKGKNFLYTNGNSVIIRNIDNPAIADIYTEHSCPVNVAKYSPSGFYIASGDQSGKVRIWDTVNKEHILKNEFHPIGGPIKDIAWSPDNQRMVVVGEGRERFGHVFMAETGTSVGEISGQSKPINSCDFRPARPFRLITGSEDNTIAVFEGPPFKFKMTKQEHTRFVQAVRYSPSGNLFASAGFDGKVFIYDGTSSDLVGEVGSPAHQGGVYGVAWKPDGTQLLTASGDKTCKLWDVETRSLVSEFNMGSTVDDQQVSCLWQDKHLLSVSLSGFINYLDVANPTKPLRIIKGHNKPITVLTLSPDRGTIYTGSHDGYITNWNAKTGENDRVQGHGHGNQINGMKATKNLLYTAGIDDTLRSVDIDTNTYTDTAIVKLDSQPRGLDIYTDLAVIATVRQITVTQDGRKVSNTSIDYEPSCVSINQENGDVAIGATSDNMIRIYTLSGTNLTPKMELEHLGTVTDAAYSPDSKYLVACDTNRKVVLYTVPEYKLAHNREWGFHNARVNSVAWCPNSAMVASGSLDTTIIIWSVTNPAKHTIIKNAHPQSQITRLVWLDEETLISVGQDCNTKIWRIEKI